The following proteins are encoded in a genomic region of Syngnathus acus chromosome 22, fSynAcu1.2, whole genome shotgun sequence:
- the pax1a gene encoding paired box protein Pax-1a: MEQTYGEVNQLGGVFVNGRPLPNAIRLRIVELAQLGIRPCDISRQLRVSHGCVSKILARYNETGSILPGAIGGSKPRVTTPNVVKNIREYKQNDPGIFAWEIRDRLLADGVCDKYNVPSVSSISRILRNKIGNLSQPSQYESGKQASAQAGLPYNPIYPYSYPNTMSPAATKMGSPAGMPVTAGHLSISRAGWPSAHTVSNILGFRAFMDPAAIAGTEGYPTKMEEWSSVNRAAFPAAHSVNGIDKSAIDADIKYAQPTSTLSGYVSACAYSPTNQYGVYSSPAGGYVAPGHHHWQPQSPALSHPGSGMSMHAGEIHSPMAFKHHAREGERKPPSPLSKQQQHEDLNSVHGLSLPTSSS, translated from the exons ATGG AGCAAACCTATGGAGAGGTGAACCAACTGGGCGGTGTGTTCGTAAATGGAAGACCCCTGCCCAACGCCATTCGGCTGAGAATAGTGGAGCTGGCCCAGTTGGGGATCAGACCCTGCGACATAAGCCGGCAGTTGCGCGTCTCGCATGGCTGCGTGAGCAAGATTCTGGCGCGGTACAACGAGACTGGCTCCATTTTACCGGGCGCAATCGGTGGGAGCAAACCTCGCGTCACGACGCCCAACGTGGTGAAAAACATTAGGGAATACAAACAGAACGACCCCGGGATCTTTGCGTGGGAGATCCGAGACAGACTCTTAGCGGACGGCGTGTGCGATAAGTACAACGTGCCCTCGGTGAGCTCCATCAGCAGGATTTTACGCAACAAGATCGGGAATCTGTCCCAGCCCAGCCAGTACGAGAGCGGCAAGCAAGCTTCGGCTCAGGCCGGCCTCCCTTACAACCCCATTTATCCTTACTCCTACCCCAACACCATGTCACCCGCTGCCACCAAGATGGGCTCCCCAGCTGGGATGCCGGTGACGGCGGGACACTTGAGCATCTCCAGGGCCGGCTGGCCCTCTGCACACACCGTCAGCAACATCCTCGGGTTCCGAGCCTTCATGGACCCCGCAG CCATTGCTGGGACCGAGGGATATCCTACCAAAATGGAGGAATGGAGCAGCGTCAATCGTGCAGCTTTCCCTGCAGCTCACTCAGTCAACGGCATCGATAAATCAGCCATTGATGCTGATATAAAATACGCACAG CCGACCTCCACACTGTCGGGTTATGTCTCAGCGTGTGCATACTCCCCCACAAACCAGTATGGGGTGTACAGTAGCCCAGCGGGCGGCTACGTGGCGCCGGGTCACCACCACTGGCAGCCCCAGAGCCCGGCTTTGTCTCACCCGGGGAGCGGGATGAGCATGCACGCGGGGGAGATCCACTCTCCGATGGCCTTCAAGCACCACGCCCGAGAAG gagAAAGAAAACCTCCCAGTCCGCTGagcaagcagcagcagcatgaagACTTGAACAGTGTGCATGGACTCAGTCTCCCTACCTCATCATCATAA